The sequence ATCTTTAGGTTGGCTTGCAAACACTTCCGCATAGCAATAAATGGCCGCGGCAGGGTGCTCTAGGAACAGTTTAGCTTTTACCAAACGTCCCGCTTCGATATCTGTTTTTGAAAAACAGGAAAATTGACTCGCACCGAAAGAGTAGGTGTGAGTACGAAACTTCTCTTCATCTTGCTGCGATAACATAAAGCTCAACAACAGGTTTAATTTAGAGTTTTGTGCATCCAATAAACTGGTGACATTCTTCAAGTCGCTGTTTTTCAGTTCAGCGCGAGCACTGTCGGCTAACAGGTCCAATTGGCTAAATTCACTCGCCACAACGAAAGGGGCAGGGATCTCGGATTCGAACTGAATTTGAGAAGGTAAAGTGAAGTTACTTTCCATTGGTTCTATATTAGCGGTAAGGCTGTGGTGAACGGTGAAAAACTCTTGTTCTGTCATGCGTTAGTTCCTTGAAGTGATCTATTGATTATCGCTATGTGGCCGCAGTAATCAAGGTCAGTTAATTGAAAGTCTCAAATAGTTGTTTGAAATATCGCTATTTGACAAGGTTCTGTTTTTGAAGCCTAACTAATTGAGTTAATTCACTCTATATTTTCAATTAACCCCTACACAGTAACAGCAATACCCGTTACATTAACCCGCATCCCTTTTTGATGGTTCAAAGTATGTTTCATCCTATTTCAATGTTTGTTGGCCTGCGTTATTTGAAAGGCCGTTCAGGTGATCGCTTTAGCCGTTTTGTTTCTTACATGTCGACGGCAGGTATCACCATTGGTGTGCTGTCTTTGATTACTGTTTTATCGGTAATGAATGGATTCGAAGCGCAGTTAAAAGACCGAATCCTTGGCGTTCTTCCTCAGGCTGTGGTTTACGAGCAAGGAGGCACGACCTCGCTTTCTGAAAAAGCCCCAAGTTTCGCAGAACAAATTTCGCTTAATGGCCACGTCGAACCGATTGTACGCAGTGAGGCGGTGATTCAGAGCCCGGCTCAATTGTCGGCTGGTCTTTTAATCGGTATCGAGCCAAATTCCGATGACCCACTTCAGGACCACTTAATTGCTGGTCGCTTGTCTTCACTCGAAGCTGGGCAATATCAGCTGTTCCTTGGTCATACTTTGGCGAGAAACTTGAAAGTATCCATGGGCGATAAAGTTCGCTTAATGGTGACCAGCGCGAGTCAATACACACCACTGGGGCGTATTCCTAGCCAACGAAATTTCACCGTAGCCGGTATCTTTAATACGGGGTCGGATATTGATGCTCAGCTCATGGTCAGCAACATTCAAGATGCAGGGCGTTTGATGCGTTACAAGTCGGACACGATTTCAGGCTGGCGACTGTTTTTTGATGACCCGTTTGAAGTCGCGGAGCTATCCAATCAACCGTTGCCTGATGGTTGGTTGTGGAGCGATTGGCGTGACCAACGCGGCGAGCTGTTCCAAGCTGTGCGCATGGAAAAGAATATGATGGGCTTGATGCTTGGGCTGATCATCGGTGTTGCTGCATTCAATATTATCTCTGCGCTGATTATGGTGGTGATGGAGAAGCAGTCTGAAGTCGCGATTCTTAAAACCCAAGGTATGACTGATGGTCAAGTGATGGGTATCTTTATGGTTCAAGGTGCGAGTAGCGGCGTGATTGGCGCGCTATCGGGCGGCGTTTTAGGCGTTGTATTAGCCATGAACTTGAATGCTATTTTAGAGGCGATGGGTGTTGCTCTGTTCTCGTTTGGTGGTCAACTGCCAATCATGATTAACCCAATTCAAATCGCAGTTGTTGTGGTTCTGGCTATTGCACTTAGCTTGATTGCCACTGTTTTCCCTTCTTATCGTGCATCATCTGTGAAACCTGCTGAGGCCCTTCGTTATGAGTAATTTTCTTCAATGTAATGATATCCGTAAAACGTACCGTGAAGGCTCGTTGGATACCGAAGTCCTTAAAGGTGTTAGCTTTGACATTGAGAAAGGCGAACTGGTCTCGATCATTGGTACCTCTGGTTCAGGTAAAAGTACGCTACTGCATATATTAGGCGCTTTAGATGATGCTTCTGCGGGCAGTGTGAGTTTTCTTGGTCAAGATTTAGCGTCTTTAAGTTCGAACAAGCAGGCCAAGCTTCGCAACCAACATCTAGGTTTTGTTTATCAATTCCACCATCTGCTTTCTGATTTTTCTGCACTAGAAAACGTAGCTATGCCGTTACTTATCGGCGGTGAGAAACCAGCGAAAGCAAAACAAGAAGCACAATTGTTACTTGATAAAGTCGGGCTGAGTCATCGTGTTGATCACCGACCTTCAGAGCTTTCTGGTGGTGAAAGACAGCGTGTGGCAATTGCTCGTGCATTGGTAAATAAACCTGCTTTAGTTTTAGCTGATGAACCGACGGGTAACCTTGACCACAACACAGCGCTTTCTATTTACGACTTAATGCGTGAGTTGAACCGTGAATACGATACTGCCTTCTTGGTGGTGACTCACGATGGTGAACTTGCGGGCAAGATGGATCGTCAACTTCATATGCAAGATGGCTTGTTAGTTAACGTAGAAAAAGAGGAGAGCTAAGTGTTTTCTTCTTTATCTCTATTGATTGGCGGCCGCTTTAGTCGTGCTAAGCAGCGAGACAAGATGGTGTCTTTCATCTCCTTGTCTTCGACAATTGGCATTGCGGTTGGTGTGGCGGTGATCATTATTGGTTTGTCGGCCATGAATGGTTTCGAGCGTGAGCTTGAATCGCGTGTGCTTTCTGTTATTCCACACGGTGAGTTTGAGGGCGTGAATGAACCGGTCACTCGCTGGGAGCATGTGATTGAACAGTCCGAGAAACACGACAAGGTTGTGGCAGCAGCGCCTTATGTGAAAATTACAGCGCTTGCTGAAAAGGGCAAAGAGCTGAAAGCGATCGAAGTACGCGGCGTTGATCCTAAGCGTGAGCAAGAAGTATCAAGCCTGTCTAAGTTTATCGATAAACAAGCTTGGAGTGAATTTAAGGCAGGACAACAGCAGATCATCTTGGGCTCGGGTGTCGCGAATGTGCTCGGTGCGAAAGTCGGCGATTACCTAACCCTGATGATTCCAACGGTGAATGGAACGGTGAAGGTTCAAGCGCCAAAACGAGTTAGAGTCAAAGTGGTGGGTCTGCTGACTCTTAATGGCCAGATTGATCACAGCTTGGCTTTGATCCCTCTTGGTGATGCTCAGGTTTACGCAAACCTAGGTGAAGCGGTGACAGGGGTTTCTTTGAAAGTAACCGATGTACTGAATGCCAACTCGATTGTGCGTGAAGTCGGAAATCAGCTTGATGTGTATGTGTACCTGCGTAGTTGGCAACAGAAGTTTGGTTTCTTATACCGAGATATTCAGCTAGTTCGCACCATCATGTACCTAGTAATGGTGTTGGTAATTGGTGTGGCTTGTTTCAACATTGTCTCTACTTTGATGATGGCAGTAAAAGACAGAGCATCAGAGATTGCGATACTAAGAACCATGGGTGCTTCGGATGGATTGGTGAAACGCATCTTTGTTTGGCAGGGTGTCTTCTCGGGTGTGTTAGGCAGTCTAGTTGGTAGTGCAATTGGTGTATTGGTCGCGCTTAATCTAACCACTATCATCAAGGGGCTTGAAAAGTTGATTGATCATCAGTTCCTGTCGGGCGATATCTACTTTGTCGATTTCTTGCCATCACAGCTGAACATGACGAATGTTATTGTCGTGTCCGGTACTGCGATTGTTTTGAGCTTATTGGCGACATGGTACCCAGCATCACGAGCGGCGAAGTTGAACCCTGCCTCGGTGTTAAGTTCTAAATAATGGCAGCTCTAAATCACATTGGTCTTTAATAACCGACAAGATCTATTTCTCTAGATGCAAAAAAGGATCCCCGATGGGATCCTTTTTTATTGAATTCACATTGCATTTCTTAAGACTTTTCTTACATGCCAATGTTGCAGAGGTAAGCTCTTCATCTGATTTATGCTTGTTTTCGTTTCACTCGGATCGGATACAAGGGTAGAACTAAAAACAGTAGGTCGTTCAGTACCTTGCTTTTCGTTTCTTCCAGCTTCTCACTACTGAGTAACGCCATAAGCCGCGAATACCAAAGTAGCCAATCATCGCTGAAACCACGCCACAAATCAGACAACCTAGTAGGAATGGAGGTCCTATCGTGCTCATTTGCGCCAAGATAAAGTCCCAAGACAGCTCGAAATGAAAGGCTTGAGGTGGCACATGCATCACAAACGCCCCGACTTTGTACGCAAAGTAGAAGAGCACAGGCATGGTGACCGGGTTGCTGATCCAAACAAGAGCGACAGACAACGGTAGATTAACGCCACATGCGACAGCGAGGCCTGCAGACATAATCATTTGACTTGGTAGAGGGACAAACGCCATGAATAACCCAACAGCAAACGCGCCAGCCGCAGAGCGACGATTAAGGCACCATAAGTTGGGGTTGTACAAAACATTGCCAAAAACTTTCAATGCTTTCTGACGCTTGATGAGCTCATGGTCAGGCATAAATCGTTTGATAAACTTTCTTGGCATAGGAGGAAGCTACTCTCTTGTTTAACACTTGGTTCTTGATTTCATTCGCTGCGACAGTTGTGTCTGCCAGCTTTTGGCCTGTGATGCCACATTGGGTTTGGGCACCATTGATGCTGTTGTTACTGATAGCATCAATAAAGTATAGCGTTTTCCGGAGTGCAAGAGGTCCAGTAACAGCATTGATACTAGTTATCTGCCTAGGGAATGCAATTGAAATACAAACGAATCGATTATTCCAATCAGGGCAGAATACTACCATAAATGCGTCGGTTGTTAGCCTTTTTAGTGAAAATAGCCACGGTTTTGAAAGCGTAATAGTAGTCAGATCAATTGGCGGCGAAAAATTAATCTTTCCTCAATTGATAAAATTGCGGTTGTTTACGCCTTTTAAGTTAACGCTCGGAGATGAAGTCTATTTGTCGGCTTCAATAAAGCCCGTTTGGGGCAAGCTCAACGAGGTGGGCTTTGATCTGGAAAAGTATCTATTCAGTACAGGAGTGGTGGCTAATGTAATTTACCGAGCAGATACCAGATATCGGATCCACTCTAGCACCAACCTACGTTATCAGTGGTTTGAAAGCACTCTCCAACGGCTAAATAGACTGGCCAACACTGATCTTATTGTGGCTCTGAGCTTTGGTTATCGAGATCTGATTCATCCTCAGCAGTGGGACTTGCTTAAAAGTAGTGGGTTAATTCACTTGATGGCTATTTCAGGGCTCCATATTGGGATTGCTTTTGGTATTGGTTATCAATTGGGGAAGGCCGTCCGATTGGTTTCTCCTTCACTGCTCTGGTTGCCCACGCTGTTTGGTCTTGGTTTGGCCTATTTCTACAGTTGGTTTGCAGGATTTACTTTGCCGACACTTAGAGCTCTGGTGATGTGTGTTCTCGCGAGTTACTTTCTGTGGCGTGGGCAAAGTATCAGTTTGATTCGCTATGTGGCATTGAGCTTGTGTGTAGTCTTGTTGATTTGGCCATTTTCAGCATTATCGAGTAGCTTTTGGCTATCCTTTGGTGCGTTGGGCGCGGTGCTCTACATTGCTATGAACAACAACTCATCTTCTTCAAGCCCCACCTTTATCGGCCGAGCATTTGTGCTCATCAAGATACAGTTTATGCTGACGTTATTGATTGCTCCCTTTTCGATGTTGTTTTTCCAAGGGGTGAGTCTGGTCTCTGTTGTCTATAACCTGCTGTTGTTGCCTTGGGTGTCGATAGTGACGATTCCATTGCTGTTTCTGGCGATGTTTTTTAGCTTATTCTCCGAATTTTTTCTTGAAGCGAGAGCTTTAACTTATGGCATCGCCTCTAAGTTGTGGAAGCTCGTTGATTTGTCGCTTGAACCTCTGGTTTTCAGTCTCCCTTTCTCTGAACAGTTTTGGATTCAGGTGGATAACCACACGAGTGGGCTATTTGTATCCTTGATCGTGTTTTTCGGTTTTGTTAGCCGATACATCCAGTCGAAGTTATCAATATTAACCGTCTCTGCAGTTGTATTGTGGTGGGAACTTGGCGAATCCAAACCCGATAGTTTCACCATCGATATCTTGGATGTTGGACATGGACTGTCTTTGGTTTTAGAGAAGAACAATCAAGTTGTGGTTTATGACCTTGGTAATGTATGGCCGGGAGGGTCGATTGTCGAATCTTTGCTGATCCCTACATTGAACAGTAGAGGCATAAGAGGTATCGAAGGTGTGATAATCAGCCACTTTGATTCTGACCATGCCGGTGGCTTTCCGGCATTACTTGAGAGTTACGATCCTAAGTGGGTAAGAACCAGTCAGAACATTAACCTACAAACCCAATCTACCACTCAAGCTCAGTCTAATATTCAAGCATGTACTATTGGAGAGGCTTGGGACTGGCAGGGTATTGAGTTTGAGGTGCTGTGGCCTCCTCAACGAGTGAAGAGGGCATATAACCCACATTCGTGTGTTGTCAGACTATATGAACCAGACTCAGAGTTTTCGATGCTGTTAACGGGTGATATTGAACTGGTAAGTGAGTGGTTACTTGCTCGTCAAGGTGAACGACTCAGGAGTGATGTTATGTTGGTTCCGCATCATGGTAGTGGTTCGTCATCTATCAAACCGTTTATTGAGGCTGTGTCACCTCAGTTGGCGATAGCTTCTCTAGCTAAAGGGAATCAATGGGGAATGCCGAGCGAATCTGTGATTGCACGCTATCAAGAAGTGGGGAGCGCATGGCTTGATACAGGAGAAAGCGGACAAATAACCATCACTCTAACTCAAGAAGGTTGGCAATATCATACGATTAGAGAGGAACAAGGGAGGCAGTGGTATAGGCAGATGCTCCGTAAGGGAGTAGAATAGATAGATTATTGTGAGAAAATTAAGCGATTCTATGTCAACACAAACAGATGAAACTACCTGGGTCACGTTTAAAAGACTTTGGACTTATATTCGATTATATAAGGCTGGCCTTGGTGTTGCGGTTATTGCGCTTATTATAAATGCCGTCTCTGATACCTATATGATTTCCTTACTAAAGCCGTTACTTGATGAAGGCTTTGGTAATGCTGAATCTGACTTTTTACGCACGCTTCCAATCATTATCTTTGCCATGATGTTCATTCGTGGTGTCAGTGGTTTTGTCTCAACCTATTGCTTGAGCTGGGTTTCTGGCAATGTGGTTATGGAGATTCGTCGCAAAATTTTCAGTCATTTCATGCACATGCCTGTTTCTTTTTTCGATAAAGAACAGACAGGTGCACTGCTATCTCGAATTACTTACGATTCTGAGCAAGTGTCTGCCGCAACAAGCAAAGCGCTAGTAAGCATTGTACGTGAAGGTGCAAGTATTATTGGTTTGCTAACATTGATGTTCTGGAACAGCTGGCAGTTGTCTTTGGTTCTATTCGCGGTTGCTCCTCTTGTTGCGTGGGCGATCAGCATTGTATCGAAGCGATTTAGAAAGATTTCTAAAAACATGCAAACCAGCATGGGCCACGTTGCTTCTTCAGCTGAGCAAATGTTGAAAGGCCACAAGGTGGTTCTTACTTACGGTGGTCAGGATCTAGAAAAACACCGCTTTGACAAAGTAAGTAACCAGATGCGCCAACAAAGCATGAAGTTAATCACCGCTCAAGCCGCTGCGAACCCGATCATTCAAATGATCGCTTCGGTTGCGATTGTGGTGGTTCTTTTCTTGGCGAGTGTCGACTCTATTAAAGCAGAACTAACGCCGGGTACATTCACTGTTGTGTTCTCTGCAATGTTTGGTTTGTTGCGTCCACTAAAAGCGCTAACTAACGTAACGTCTGAGTTCCAGCGCGGTATGGCAGCAAGTACCACACTATTTGGTTTGATGGATCTAGATACTGAGCAAAACACAGGTACGTTGAAACCTAAAACGGTAACTGGTGAGGTTGCTGTAAAAGAGGTGACGTTTACTTATGATGGTGCAGAGAAGCCTGCACTCGATAAGGTCAGCTTTAATATACCGAAAGGTAAGACAGTCGCACTTGTCGGCCGCTCAGGTTCGGGCAAGAGTACCATCGCTAACCTGTTTACTCGTTTCTATGACGTCGATTCAGGCTCTATCGAATTGGATGGACACGACATTCGCGATTACGAATTGAGAAATCTACGTGAGCACTTTGCTCTTGTTTCTCAAAATGTTCACCTGTTTAACGATACGGTCGCGAACAACATCGCGTATGCTGCAGAAGAGCAATATACTCGCGAACAGATTGAACACGCAGCCAAGCTTGCTCATGCGAGTGAGTTTATCGAAGGCATGGAAAATGGCATCGATACCGTTGTTGGTGAAAATGGCGCAAGCCTTTCTGGCGGTCAAAGACAGCGTATTGCGATAGCACGTGCATTATTAAGAGATGCACCTGTACTGATTCTTGATGAGGCGACCTCTGCATTGGATACTGAATCAGAGAGAGCGATTCAGTCTGCATTGGAAGAACTACAAAAAGATAAGACTGTGTTGGTAATTGCTCACCGTTTATCGACTATCGAGCAAGCCGATGAGATCTTAGTGGTTGATGATGGCCAAATTGTAGAAAGAGGCGCACACGCAGAACTTATTGAACATGATGGTGCTTACGCGCAGCTGCATCGAATTCAGTTCAGCGGATAAGATTAGGTCGTTGTTGTGATCGAAAAGATTTGGTTTAACAATCATCCGTTGAAATATCTACTTTGGCCACTTCTGTGGCCATTGAGCCAGCTGTTCAAAATGATCAGTGGGCAGCGTCGTAATGCTTATCTCTCTGGAAAGAAAGAAACCTATCGACCACCTCTACCTGTAATTGTTGTTGGTAACATAACTGCTGGTGGCAATGGTAAAACACCCGTTGTGATCTGGTTGGTTGAGATGCTGCAAGCCAATGGCTTTAAACCTGGTGTGGTGTCTCGAGGTTATGGAGCTAAAGCGCCAAATTATCCCCTCGTTCTAGATGAAAATACGCCAGCCGAACACTCGGGTGATGAACCTCGTTTGATTCGCAAGCGAACCGGTTGTCCTGTTGCGGTTGACCCTGTACGTGCAAATGCCGTGAAGGCTTTGCTGAGTGAAGGTGTTAATGTCATTATTACTGATGATGGCCTGCAGCATTATGCACTTGAGCGCGACATTGAATTTTCAGTTATTGATGGTGCAAGACGTTTCGGTAATGAGAGCCTAATTCCACTTGGTCCATTACGAGAGCCAGTATCACGTTTAGATGATGTTGATTTCTTGATTAACAATGGCGGAAAGGCGCAAGGGCGAGAGTTCTCAATGTCTTTGCAACCAAGCCAAGCTGTGAACCTAAAAACGGGTCAGAAAGTATCGGTCGCTGAATTACCAAAGCTGGTGGCTTTTGCAGGAATCGGTCACCCGCCACGCTTTTTTAAAACATTAGACGATCTTGATGGTGATGTGGTTTTCACACAAGGCTTCGCTGACCATCAGGATTTTGATAAAGATGAACTTCATACCTTAGCAAAGAAAGGTATGAATATGATTATGACAGAAAAAGACGCTGTTAAATGCGGAGAATATGCTCAGGAAAATTGGTGGTATCTTCCAGTTTCTGCGCAGTTCGACGAAGATTCACAACAGCAAATTTTAAAAAGAATAAATGAGGTTATGGAATACTATGGATCACCGTCTGCTTGAGATCGTTGCTTGCCCTGTATGTAAAGGTAAACTAACTTATGACAAGGACAAGGACAAGGACAAGCAAGAGCTTGTTTGTAAAATCGATCGCTTAGCTTACCCAATCAAAGAGGGTATTCCTGTTCTTCTTGAACCTGAAGCTCGCACTCTTTCAATGGACGAGGGCAAGTAATGTCTTACACGGTTGTTATACCGGCAAGATACCAATCGAGCCGTTTGCCAGGTAAGCCTCTGGCTGACATTGGCGGCAAGCCGATGATTCAATGGGTATACGAACAGTCAATGAAGGCAGGTGCTGATAACGTTATTATCGCTACCGATGACGCTCGAGTTGAAAAAGCGGCGAAAGCATTTGGTGCAACCGTTTGTATGACATCACCGAATCATGAATCAGGTACTGAGCGCTTAGCTGAAGTGATTGAGGTAATGAAGATTCCTGATGACCATATCATAGTGAATGTTCAAGGTGATGAGCCACTTATCCCGCCTGCCATTATTAATCAAGTGGCGAATAACCTCGCAAACAGCACCGCACCAATGGCAACGTTAGGCGTAGAAATTACTCACGCTGATGAAGTGTTTAATCCTAACGCTGTAAAAGTCGTGACGGATAAAGACGGTTACGCACTGTATTTTAGTCGTGCGACGATTCCTTGGGATCGTGATGCTTACGCGAACAACGGTACAGCTGCGGAATCTCCTTTGCTTCGTCATATTGGTATCTACGCTTACCGAGCGGGTTTCATCAATACGTATATCAATTGGGAACCGAGTACCCTAGAGCGTATTGAGTGCCTAGAGCAACTTCGCGTACTTTGGTACGGAGAGAAGATCCACGTAGACGTAGTGGTTGAAGCGCCTGCAGCGGGTGTCGATACCCCAGAAGACCTAGAAGCGGTTCGCGCCATCATTGGTTAAGCCTCTTTGAGCGAACACTTCTTTGCGCAACGAAGTGCAAAATCATGAGCCTTGCTTATTGCGAGGCTTTTTTATACCTATAGAAAATGTGTACGTGTCTTATTGACCTAAGCTGGTGGATATTGAGTCGGTTGCATTCGTCAATGCATCATCAACTCTGAATTATCTGAGATTTACCTCGCTCGACTTCCAATTTTTCTCTATAATATGCCGCCTATAAAGTAGTGGCGAATCGCTAGTACAGAATAAAACTTACGACAAAACGTGGAGTAAAAGATGCCTTCTCAAAGCCCAGTGATTACGGTTGATGGACCAAGTGGTGCAGGTAAAGGTACCCTGTGTATGTTGCTAGCAGATAAGCTAGGCTTTCATCTTCTAGACTCAGGTGCGATCTATCGCGTACTGGCGTTAGCGGCAATTCATCACGGTGTAGATACTGAATCAGAAGATGCTTTAGTACCGCTTGCCACTCACTTAGACGTACAGTTTATTGCTGAAGGCGACCTAGTTAAGGTTATCTTAGAAGGCGAAGACGTGTCGGGTGAGCTTCGAAAAGAAGAGACTGGCATGGCGGCTTCAAAAGTTGCTGCTTTACCTCGCGTTCGTGAAGCTCTGCTTCGTCGTCAACGTGCATTCAGTGCAGCGCCTGGCCTAGTGGCTGATGGCCGTGACATGGGAACGGTTGTGTTCCCTGAAGCTGAAGCGAAAATATTTTTAGATGCAAGTGCTGAAGAGCGTGCGAGTCGCCGCCTTAAACAGTTGCAACAGAAGGGGTTAGATGTTAAATTTGACGACCTTTTGAGCGAGATCCAAGAGCGAGACGACCGAGATCGTAATCGCCCAGTGGCGCCACTTCGCCCTGCAGAGGATGCTCTAGTGCTTGATTCCACCTCAATGAATATTGAGCAGGTAGTAGAAAAAGCACTACACTATATTGAATCGAAACTAGCTGGGTAATTCTACCCGGCTGGCAAGAACGTTGGTCGCAAGGATGATGACCGGCGAATTTATCAACCCCATGCGGTAGGATACCCATGGACGTTTAATTATTGAAGATTAAATAATGACTGAATCTTTTGCTCAACTCTTTGAAGAGTTTCTAAACGAAACAGAATTCCAACAAGGCAGCATCGTTAAAGGTACTGTAGTAGCTATCGAGAACGGTTTCGTTCTTGTAGACGCTGGTCTTAAGTCTGAATCTGCTATCCCTGCTGAACAATTCAAGAACGCTGCTGGCGAACTTGAAGTTGAAGTTGGTGCTGAAGTAGACGTAGCTCTAGACGCTGTTGAAGATGGTTTCGGTGAGACTCAACTTTCTCGTGAGAAAGCTAAGCGCCACGAAGCTTGGATCGTACTTGAGAAAGCTTGCGAAGAAGCTGAAACTGTTGTTGGTATCATCAACGGTAAAGTTAAAGGCGGTTTCACTGTTGAACTTAACGGTATCCGTGCTTTCCTTCCAGGTTCTCTAGTAGACGTACGTCCTATCCGTGACACTGCTCACCTAGAAAACAAAGAGCTAGAGTTCAAAGTAATCAAGCTAGACCAGAAGCGTAACAACGTTGTTGTTTCTCGTCGTGCTGTTATCGAATCTGAAAACAGTGTTGAGCGTGACGAACTTCTTGAAACTCTACAAGAAGGTACTGAAGTTAAAGGTATCGTTAAGAACCTTACTGACTACGGTGCATTCGTTGACCTTGGCGGTGTTGACGGTCTTCTACATATCACAGATATGGCTTGGAAGCGCGTTAAGCACCCATCAGAGATCGTTAACGTTGGTGACGAAATCCTAGTTAAAGTTCTTAAGTTCGATCGTGAGCGCACTCGTGTTTCACTAGGTCTTAAGCAACTAGGCGAAGATCCATGGGTAGCAATCGCTAAGCGTTACCCAGAAGGTCACAAGCTTTCTGGTCGTGTTACTAACCTAACTGACTACGGCTGCTTCGTTGAAATCGAAGAAGGCGTTGAAGGTCTAGTACACGTTTCTGAAATGGATTGGACTAACAAGAACATCCACCCTTCTAAAGTTGTTAATGTTGGCGACGAAGTTGAGGTTATGGTTCTTGATATCGACGAAGAACGTCGTCGTATCTCTCTAGGTCT is a genomic window of Vibrio sp. ED004 containing:
- a CDS encoding Trm112 family protein, translated to MDHRLLEIVACPVCKGKLTYDKDKDKDKQELVCKIDRLAYPIKEGIPVLLEPEARTLSMDEGK
- the lpxK gene encoding tetraacyldisaccharide 4'-kinase; this encodes MIEKIWFNNHPLKYLLWPLLWPLSQLFKMISGQRRNAYLSGKKETYRPPLPVIVVGNITAGGNGKTPVVIWLVEMLQANGFKPGVVSRGYGAKAPNYPLVLDENTPAEHSGDEPRLIRKRTGCPVAVDPVRANAVKALLSEGVNVIITDDGLQHYALERDIEFSVIDGARRFGNESLIPLGPLREPVSRLDDVDFLINNGGKAQGREFSMSLQPSQAVNLKTGQKVSVAELPKLVAFAGIGHPPRFFKTLDDLDGDVVFTQGFADHQDFDKDELHTLAKKGMNMIMTEKDAVKCGEYAQENWWYLPVSAQFDEDSQQQILKRINEVMEYYGSPSA
- the rpsA gene encoding 30S ribosomal protein S1, producing MTESFAQLFEEFLNETEFQQGSIVKGTVVAIENGFVLVDAGLKSESAIPAEQFKNAAGELEVEVGAEVDVALDAVEDGFGETQLSREKAKRHEAWIVLEKACEEAETVVGIINGKVKGGFTVELNGIRAFLPGSLVDVRPIRDTAHLENKELEFKVIKLDQKRNNVVVSRRAVIESENSVERDELLETLQEGTEVKGIVKNLTDYGAFVDLGGVDGLLHITDMAWKRVKHPSEIVNVGDEILVKVLKFDRERTRVSLGLKQLGEDPWVAIAKRYPEGHKLSGRVTNLTDYGCFVEIEEGVEGLVHVSEMDWTNKNIHPSKVVNVGDEVEVMVLDIDEERRRISLGLKQCKANPWQSFAEMQAKGDKVTGKIKSITDFGIFIGLEGGIDGLVHLSDISWNVAGEDAVREYKKGDEISAVVLAVDAERERISLGVKQMENDPFNAYVADNKKGVLVNGTVTAVDAKGATIELIEGVEGYIRASEVSRDRIEDASLILSVGDSVEAKFTGVDRKNRVINLSIKAKDEADEQEAMASLNKSEEGAFGNAMADAFKAAKGE
- the kdsB gene encoding 3-deoxy-manno-octulosonate cytidylyltransferase, with protein sequence MSYTVVIPARYQSSRLPGKPLADIGGKPMIQWVYEQSMKAGADNVIIATDDARVEKAAKAFGATVCMTSPNHESGTERLAEVIEVMKIPDDHIIVNVQGDEPLIPPAIINQVANNLANSTAPMATLGVEITHADEVFNPNAVKVVTDKDGYALYFSRATIPWDRDAYANNGTAAESPLLRHIGIYAYRAGFINTYINWEPSTLERIECLEQLRVLWYGEKIHVDVVVEAPAAGVDTPEDLEAVRAIIG
- the cmk gene encoding (d)CMP kinase; this translates as MPSQSPVITVDGPSGAGKGTLCMLLADKLGFHLLDSGAIYRVLALAAIHHGVDTESEDALVPLATHLDVQFIAEGDLVKVILEGEDVSGELRKEETGMAASKVAALPRVREALLRRQRAFSAAPGLVADGRDMGTVVFPEAEAKIFLDASAEERASRRLKQLQQKGLDVKFDDLLSEIQERDDRDRNRPVAPLRPAEDALVLDSTSMNIEQVVEKALHYIESKLAG